Part of the Trichocoleus sp. genome is shown below.
CAGCGATTGTTGGATAAGTTCCGCTATTTGCAATTAGAATTGAGTCGCCGCTGCTCCATCGTTCACTGGAGCTATGATTTACTGCCAGACATACTTGTTCACTAAAGTATGAAGTTTTATGACTGGATTCAACACTTCTGATCAGCAACCTGATAGTAACGTATGACGGGATGCTAGATGCCAAAGTCACCAGGCTGAAGGTGCTGGCAAAGAATTTAGATGGACAACCAGGCGCAAACGCTAATGAAATTGAGGATTACTCTGTCTGGTACATCTCCCGCTACGTAGAGAACAGTCTCTATGCCAAATTTACACTCCGCAGCCCAATGGATGTAAACAAGATGCAGCTTCCTCGTAGGCGCATTGCTACTTTACTTGATTAAGAATGCTCGATCAAAACCTCATTCACCAAATTATTGAACATGCAGATGCTTATTCAAAGCAAGAGGTCTGTGGATACGTTTTAAATAACAAAGTTTATAGAGCTGTGAATGTTGCTGCTGACCCCAGTATTGATTTCCTGTTAGATGGGGAATCAACTTTAGCAGTCATTACAGCTAGGGAGAATGGCGGTCACCCCATCATCTATCACAGCCACATTAATACCAATGATGATTGGAGCCTTGCTGATATCCAGTCTTCTAGAAAGCTGCTGCTTCCCTACTTTCTTTATCATCAGCCTTCAGGGACAAAGCGCTTCTATGATCCATTGGCTATTAGCCCTTATGAAGGTAGACAGTTCCATTGGTTGACAGATAATTGCTACAGCTTGATCCAGGATGCATTTAGGCGCGAGTTCCAAATCACGCTGCCAGACTTTTACCTGAATCATCCTACAGAATATAGTGAACCCCACTTCAA
Proteins encoded:
- a CDS encoding Mov34/MPN/PAD-1 family protein: MLDQNLIHQIIEHADAYSKQEVCGYVLNNKVYRAVNVAADPSIDFLLDGESTLAVITARENGGHPIIYHSHINTNDDWSLADIQSSRKLLLPYFLYHQPSGTKRFYDPLAISPYEGRQFHWLTDNCYSLIQDAFRREFQITLPDFYLNHPTEYSEPHFNRYLESIEAAGFIKLPADADLRKGDLIVTLMGTPNPAHGVMVWSPEENTILEHFAGQLSRMRSYSSVHRKYTRSVWRHKQLT